The window GATCCCGCGATCGCCGGATCGCGGCTCCGGGAGTGCCTCCGGGCGGCCAGGGGGTGGGATCCCGAATTGCTGGGGATCCGGGTCGCGCGCCTCAAGCCGGGAAGGCGCGCCGTGGTAGAGTACGACATCCGGATCGGCGGGGAGCGGTCCGCCTCCGAGAAGATCACGCTCCTGGGCAAGGCTCGCGCCAAGGGGATCCGGCAGGAGAGCATCCGGGTGCAGCTCGATCTTCGGAACGCGGGATTCGGGAGCGGGAGCGAAGACGCGGTCTTTGTGCCCGAGCCGGTCGGGGTTATCCCGGAATTCCGGATGTGGCTCCAGCGGAAGGTGCCGGGGGTTTCCGCGGCGCGCCTCCTTCCCGGGGCGGATGGCCCCGCCCTCGCCGACCGGATCGCCGGAGCGATCCACAAGGTGCATCGGGCGGGCGTCCCGGCGCACCGCCGCCACACGATGGGGGACGAGCTGGCGATCCTGAAAGGTTGCCTGGAACGCGTGGCGGAGATGCGGCCCGCGTGGAAGGCACGCCTCCAGCGTCTCCTTTCGTCGTGCGGGCGGATCGGCGCGGCGGTCCCCGGGCCGGAGGCGAAGGGAATCCACCGTGATTTCCACCCCGACCAGGTGATCGTGGACGGGGAGCGGCTGTTCCTGGTCGACTTCGACGACTATTGCGAGGGAGATCCGGGAGTCGACGCGGGGAATTTCACCGCCCACCTGACCGAGCTTGCCCTGCGCACCATGGGGGACCCCGATGCCCTCCGGGACCGGGAGGAGACGTTCCGGGACCGGTTCTTCCGCCTCTCCGGGGCGCGGCATCGGGAGGCGGCGGACGCCTACGCGCTGCTGACCCTGGCCAGGCACATCCACATAAGCACCCTGTTTCCGGACCGGCGCCTCTTCACGGAGAGGATCCTCGACCTGTGCGAGCTCCGCGCGGCGGGGGAAAAAGCGGCGTAGCCGCCGGACCTTCGTCGACGAAACGGCATCCAACCGTTACGAAAGGGAGGGAACATGAACGGAATACGGAGTGCGATTCGCTTCAACCGGGTGGCCCCGCTGGCGGTTGCAGCGGCCTTCCTGCTCGCGAGTGCGTGGGTTCCTCGCACCGCATTCGCCCAGCCGACGGAACCCTCGGTCAAGGAGGCGGGAACGGAGGAGACGGCGGTGTTCGACTCCGGCGCCGCTCCGCGGACCCGGATCCCGCTTGCGCCCGGCCTGTCGATCGGGTTCCGGACGGAACTGCAGTACCAGCGGGAGGACAACTTCGACCTGGAGAAAGCGGTCCCCGACGACGTCCGGTTCTTCGAGCCGCTGGTCCGGGTCGCCCTTTCGTACTCCCCCCGGCCGATGTTCACCTTTCTGGTCGACGTCGAGGGAGCGAGGAGATTCCTGGACGACGAGGAGAACAAGAAGCACAGCGAATCCAGGCTCGAGCTGAAGCAGGCCTATCTCTCGGTGAAGGAACCGATTCCGGGGTTGACCCTCCAGGCGGGGCGCATCCGGTTCAAGGACCACCGCGAATGGCTGTACGACGAGGAGCTGGACGGGGGCCGGGTCTTCTACACCTTCTCGCGGTTCGCCGCGGAGGCGTCCGTGACGCAGAAGAACAACCGGGACCTGCTCCACGGCGGGGGCGGCGAGGACATCACGAACTTCGTGGTGATCGGTCGGTACTCGCCGGTGGACGACGTCGAGATCGCGGCGTACGGGTTCGTGCGCAGGGACCGTTCGGTCGCCGACGAGAGTCCCTGGTTCTTGGGGATCCATTCCCACGGAGAGCCGGTGAAGCGCCTCGAGTATTGGCTGGAGGCGGCCATGGTCCGCGGGAGAAGCGGCCCCCGGGACATCGAGGGATCGGGATTCGACGTGGGCGCCACGTACGGTTTCAGCGCCCCCTTGCGTCCCGCCGTCACGCTGGGATACGCCTTCGGGAGCGGGGACCGGGACACCACGGACGGAACGGACAAGAGTTTCCGCCAGACCGGACTCCAGGAGAACGAGGGGAAGCTCCACGGGGTGCGGCGGGTCAAATATTACGGCGAAATGCTGGATCCGGAACTGAGCAACATCCACATCCTGACGGCGAGCGTCGGCATCCGTCCCGAGCGCAACTACTCCCTGGATTTTCTCTTCCACAGGTACCGCCAGGACGAGGCGTTCCGGAGATTGACCATCGCGGGGCGGGATACGACCCAGCTCGACAAGAGCCCGAACGGCGTCAGCAAGGACCTCGGCAACGAGTACGATCTCGTGGTCGCGTACCGGAACACCCCGAGGACGTTGACCGCGAAGGGGACCTTCGGCCGCTTCGACCCCGGAAGCGCATTCGACGACTTCCGGCCCAAGAGCCGATCCTATTTCACCGAGCTCAAGGTCGCCTACGATTTTTAGGAGGATGGAGATGACATATCCGAAAACGGTACTGCACGTCCTTGCGCTGCTTGCGGTCCTTCACACGGCCGCATTGGGCGGGGTGCACGGGGCGAAAGCCCGGGGCGCGGGAAAGAGCGCTCCCGCCGCGACGGCGCCGATCACGGCCGGAGCCCACATCTCCGAGCATCTGTACGGTCTTCCGGGTCTCCACAACATGGGCACGGTCGCCTCCGGTATCTACCGGGGCGCGCAACCGGATGCGGCCGGGTACAAGACGCTGAAGCGCATGGGGGTCCGCACGGTGATCGACCTTCGCCACAAGAGCGATA of the Deltaproteobacteria bacterium genome contains:
- a CDS encoding alginate export family protein; protein product: MNGIRSAIRFNRVAPLAVAAAFLLASAWVPRTAFAQPTEPSVKEAGTEETAVFDSGAAPRTRIPLAPGLSIGFRTELQYQREDNFDLEKAVPDDVRFFEPLVRVALSYSPRPMFTFLVDVEGARRFLDDEENKKHSESRLELKQAYLSVKEPIPGLTLQAGRIRFKDHREWLYDEELDGGRVFYTFSRFAAEASVTQKNNRDLLHGGGGEDITNFVVIGRYSPVDDVEIAAYGFVRRDRSVADESPWFLGIHSHGEPVKRLEYWLEAAMVRGRSGPRDIEGSGFDVGATYGFSAPLRPAVTLGYAFGSGDRDTTDGTDKSFRQTGLQENEGKLHGVRRVKYYGEMLDPELSNIHILTASVGIRPERNYSLDFLFHRYRQDEAFRRLTIAGRDTTQLDKSPNGVSKDLGNEYDLVVAYRNTPRTLTAKGTFGRFDPGSAFDDFRPKSRSYFTELKVAYDF
- a CDS encoding aminoglycoside phosphotransferase family protein, translating into MNVVVSDTYGVGKDPALSFLSDAIDPAIAGSRLRECLRAARGWDPELLGIRVARLKPGRRAVVEYDIRIGGERSASEKITLLGKARAKGIRQESIRVQLDLRNAGFGSGSEDAVFVPEPVGVIPEFRMWLQRKVPGVSAARLLPGADGPALADRIAGAIHKVHRAGVPAHRRHTMGDELAILKGCLERVAEMRPAWKARLQRLLSSCGRIGAAVPGPEAKGIHRDFHPDQVIVDGERLFLVDFDDYCEGDPGVDAGNFTAHLTELALRTMGDPDALRDREETFRDRFFRLSGARHREAADAYALLTLARHIHISTLFPDRRLFTERILDLCELRAAGEKAA